The following are from one region of the Andrena cerasifolii isolate SP2316 chromosome 1, iyAndCera1_principal, whole genome shotgun sequence genome:
- the Syx17 gene encoding syntaxin 17 → MSSPESITIKQPIRRLEIQINNFNVAIPHHVDLLKRHKCNIQKYQAQHEWDKMHREHINVSRIVKQLKELLYQMDTLRGQVLDADITQFDKLTTNARASLISAIKEYLELQLNLPLSRPESPKDEDQTKDHPLHDRYVQLQEEQQDLHRQEACLHTWNDLQEDIHQLHQLYVDFTKIVDDQKELVNSVEDGIEVTSINVKEGEKFLQKAARYKVAMYPLAGALIGTCIGGPIGLIAGLKVGGLTAIGCGLLGFTGASLIKKKQIEMHKTSSTVGLNMTEQASLQKSISLPEDLKESKKEL, encoded by the exons ATAAAGCAGCCTATTAGGCGTCTGGAGATCCAAATCAATAACTTTAACGTCGCCATACCGCATCACGTTGATTTATTAAAGCGACACAAATGTAATATTCAGAAA TATCAAGCTCAGCACGAGTGGGACAAAATGCACAGGGAGCACATAAATGTATCGAGAATAGTGAAACAGTTGAAGGAATTACTGTACCAAATGGATACTCTCCGAGGACAAGTTCTCGATGCAGATATTACTCAGTTTGACAAACTCACTACTAATGCTCGTGCGAGTCTTATAAGCGCGATTAAAGAGTACTTAG AGCTGCAGCTGAATTTGCCCCTGTCGCGGCCAGAGTCACCCAAAGATGAAGATCAGACTAAAGACCACCCACTTCACGATCGCTATGTCCAGTTGCAGGAAGAACAGCAGGACTTGCATCGCCAGGAGGCATGTCTGCATACCTGGAATGATCTGCAAGAAGACATACACCAATTACATCAACTCTATGTTGATTTTACTAAGATCGTAGAT GATCAAAAGGAGTTGGTAAACTCTGTGGAAGATGGCATAGAAGTGACGAGCATAAACGTGAAGGAAGGTGAGAAGTTTCTTCAAAAAGCTGCAAGGTACAAAGTCGCTATGTACCCCTTAGCTGGAGCTCTGATCGGAACCTGTATCGGTGGACCGATTGGCTTAATAGCAGGATTAAAAGTCGGTGGACTCACTGCGATAGGTTGTGGGCTCTTAG GATTTACTGGAGCGTCTCTCATAAAGAAGAAACAAATAGAAATGCATAAAACAAGCAGTACTGTGGGGCTAAATATGACTGAGCAGGCATCGCTGCAGAAATCAATATCTTTGCCTGAAGATTTAAAGGAGAGTAAGAAAGAATTGTGA